One genomic window of Conger conger chromosome 9, fConCon1.1, whole genome shotgun sequence includes the following:
- the LOC133136734 gene encoding complement C1q tumor necrosis factor-related protein 3-like, protein MVSAVLWVLLWVLGGSEAQRSLPSCQPDIYAQLRELRTQVEAVRIECGDAPVVAFTASLVDAGHGHYGPFNTNAVLVLRNVLTNRGNAYSPTTGLFSAPVAGLYFFSFSSLSAGAQPCGVGLYRNAERVATACDHSAPATAHSAGNAAVLWLKAGDRVSLQLGAGAMAIDDSSLRQTTFTGFLVSLT, encoded by the exons ATGGTCAGCGCTGTGCTGTGGGTGCTGCTGTGGGTGCTGGGTGGGTCTGAGGCGCAGAGGAGTCTCCCCTCCTGCCAGCCGGATATCTACGCCCAGCTCAGGGAGCTGCGCACGCAGGTGGAGGCCGTCAGGATCGAGTGTGGAG ACGCCCCGGTCGTGGCCTTCACCGCCTCATTGGTGGATGCAGGACATGGGCACTATGGGCCTTTCAACACCAACGCTGTTTTGGTGTTAAGAAACGTCCTCACGAACAGAGGCAACGCCTACAGCCCAACCACAG GGCTGTTCTCGGCGCCCGTTGCCGGGCTGTACTTCTTCAGCTTCAGCAGCCTCTCCGCGGGGGCACAGCCGTGCGGCGTGGGCCTGTACAGGAACGCGGAGCGCGTGGCGACCGCATGCGACCACTCCGCCCCGGCAACGGCCCACAGCGCCGGCAACGCCGCCGTCCTGTGGCTGAAGGCGGGCGACCGCGTCTCCCTGCAGCTCGGGGCCGGCGCCATGGCCATCGACGACAGCAGCCTCCGCCAAACCACCTTCACCGGCTTCCTGGTCTCCCTCACCTGA